The DNA sequence CACAGGCTTGAAACCAGAGTCAAGTCGTATCAAAGCGCCAGTCAGAATTAAGAGCCTTTCCCAGTGGTTGGTATTTTACAGCCCAGTGGCCAATTTCTAAATCGTGGAGGCCAATTATTTCCAAAGCCTTTGGTGTGCAGCTAATGAAGGCCTGGAAGGGCCCTTTTAAATGGTTGTAAGCCCTGTAGGCGGCAGAGATGTAATGGAGGTGGCAGGCACAATTAGCCATCCATAATTCCTTCTAGCAGCTGATTAAAGTCTCTTTATCCGTCTTACCGAGATCAGAAGGGCACATATTTGGGAAATCAAAAATGCATTAGGGGCTGACAGCCAGCGCTGGGGGCCGTGCGCTGAGCCCCGGGGCCCTGGGCATGTCCtgggagcagcacagagctgccgTGTGTCCTGCGTGTAGGGGATGGGGCCTCATCCCCGTGGGGTGCAGCCTCTTCTGTGCAGGTCCCTGTAGCGTCAGTCACCCCATCCTTTTGTCCCAGCACCCCTTTTCCCTGCATGTTTGGGGTGGGATGGCTCCTGGCAAAGGTCTCCCGAGTACGGGAGCACACCTGTGGGTTTTAGCTGCTGTGGAGAGACCAAGGGGTGCTGGCCTCACCCTGCACCCAACGAGTGCTGAAGTGTCCACCAGCCAAGTGCTCTGAAGGGCACTTGGTACAGCCACCTTCCCTCACCCTCCCTGCGCCGGGGATGCTCCAAAATGTCACGTGGTGGAAATTTCATGGATGTGGGGGGCCCAGCTGGAATGGTGAGCACCCAGCCTGCCCAGCCcggtgctgggggctgctggttTTCCTATGGTCTGTTCTAGCTCTTTGCGACTTGGGGGTGCCCCCAGACATCGGGACACGGACTGCTGGCCCCAAGCCGTGGGGACACACGAACTGTGGTTCCCACCACCGTCCAGGGGAGCTTTGGGGCGATACCcactcccctgcaccccagctgGGGTGGGATCAGGACGGGGAATTCCCGGGGGGTGGAGGGTTCCcacggcagctcctgccccgtCCCCAGCTGCCCCCTCTCCACTCCCCGCGGGGGCGGAGGGTTCGCGGAGCCCCCGCGCTCACCCGCGCCCGCCCCCACGGGGCCCGGCAGAGGCGGGGGGAGCGAtcccgctgcccgcccggcccAGAGCCCCGCCGGGGAGGCGCCGGGATGGAGCGGCCGGCGGGCGAGGGCCGGCCCCTGCTGccggcggcgggcagcgccgggctcACCTCCGCCGGAGCCGTCTTCATCATGCTGAAATCGGCGCTGGGCGCGGGGCTGCTGAGCTTCCCCTGGGCCTTCagcagggccgggggggctgccccCGCATTCCTGGTGGAGCTGGTAAGAGGCAACCGGGGGACCCGATCCGGGAtgaggggctgtgggcagcagcaccccCAAAAGAAGCCGAGGTACCTGCTGGCACCGGGAAAGGGGCAAAGGGAGGGCGAGGTTCTCCTGTGTTTGGGACAGGGGGTTCTGGGGTGGTGGGGACCCTCATGTCCCGACCCAGGCTGAAAGGTAGAACAGGGGTGCAAAAGTTACTGCTGCCTTAGGGATACTCCACATCCAACGCCATGCTTTTAGCTGACTTTTAGCTCGACCTAAAATAAAATTGGTGGCTTGTCCCCTCCGtgccccaaaaaccccaaatctagACCCGAAGTATCACATGGGCTGTTTCTCCATCCTTTTGCTGACCTGTGTTACCCAGGGCCACAAGGTGACCTGGTCCCTAGCCATGGCCACGCTGGGTACCCCTGGGTCCGGGGGGTGACAAAGAATCAATGTGATGCTTCTTGCTGGGTCCTGTCCCTACAGGGGTCACTGGTCTTCCTGGTGAGCGGGCTGGCGGTGCTGGGCTACGCAGCGGCCCTCAGCGCCCAGCCCACCTACCAGGGGGTTGTCCGAGCGGTGtgcggggcagcagcagggaagctctgcGAGGTCtgcttcctcctcaacctcttcATGATCTCCGTGGCCctcctcagggtggtgggtgaCCAGCTGGAGAAATGTGAGTTGTCGCCCCTGCCCCATGCTCGGGGTTTGGTCAGGACCGGTGACTCCTGAGAGTGAGGGGAAGGTGGTCCCATgagggctggaggcagccccAGGGGTTTTTTGGACCCCCGAGGGTGTGGGGGTCCCTGGCCCTGCCATGGTGTGATGCTCCTGACCCCCTTGGGCCACCTTTTGGGACGCAGCTGaccccctgctgctccccacagtGTGCGATTCCCTGTACCCCAATGGGACGTTGAGTGGGGCCCCCCTGACACCCTCCTGGTATGCAGACCAACGCTTCACCCTCTCTGCTCTCTGCGTCCTTGTCATCTTCCCGctctctgtccccagggagaTTGGCTTCCAGAAGTACTCCAGGTAGCTCCTGGGCTATCCCCGTGGTGGCCCACGCGTGGGCACCCTGTGCCCCAGGCCATCTCCTCCCGGGTCCCTGCGGGGCTGTGGGACCCCCTCCCACCCGGTCTGCATGCTGACGCTccccctgtcccagcagcatcctgggcaCGCTGGCTGCCTGCTACCTCACCCTGGTCATCGTCCTCAAGTACCACCTGCAGGCAGAGAGCCTGGGCTCGCccgagcccccccagccctccagGTAGTAGGGTCAGCCCCGCATCCCTCGCGCCCTGTCCCCTGTGGGTCACCTGGCACTAGTGGTGGCatggggcagggctggaggcagTGCAGGGGGTGGCCCTGGGCGGGGGGTAGTTGGGAACAGCGCtggcagggtggtgggcgggtGGCAGCCCTCTGCCCCAGCCTTCACTCCAACAATTGCCCCCCTTCTCCCAGAATCACTGAGCAGGAGGTTCCCATGATGGCATCACGGCTTCGCAGCTGGTGCCATCAAGGTCCTCGCTGCCTCTGGGGGCCTCACGCCCTTTGCTCTGTGCTTCCTCCCCCCACACCACAGGGCCTCCTCCTGGGCTTCTGTTTTCAGTGTCATTCCCACCATCTGCTTCGGCTTTCAGGTAGGTCACCCTGGCCCCACcgtctccagctgctggggcagtgctggcagctcctgcagcatcccagaccatggggacaccatgcAAGGCAGGGGACCCATGGCTGTCACCAGAgatggctgtggggcaggatacaagtccctggggacaggggagagcGGGAcagggcacccatgggtgggagAGAAGGTGTTGGGGATGGGGATTGTCACCGCGTAGGGCCCCAGCGCTGTGCTCCTGTGTCTTGCAGTGCCACGAGGCTTGTGTGGCCATCTACAGCAGCATGCGCAACCAGAGCTTCTCCCACTGGGTGGCTGTCTCTGTGCTCTCCATGCTCATCTGCCTGCTCATCTACTCCCTCACCGGTAACACCAGCAGCTGGAACCCTTCACCCTCTCCTTGCCCCAGGGGGTCCCCTGTCCCTGGAGCTCTTCCGTCCTCCTCAAGGCTCCTACATCCTCGTCTCCAGCACAACCACCCCTTCCCTGGAGGTTCCTGCCACCCTCTCTTTCCGCAGGGATCTATGGCTACCTGACCTTTGGTGAGACCGTGGCGGCCGATGTCCTGATGTCCTACCCAGGGAATGACCCGATTGTCATCATCGCCCGCCTGCTCTTTGGTGTCTCCATCATCACCATCTACCCCAtcgtggtgctgctgggcaggtgAGGGGACAGTGGTGAGCTGGGTGTCCCCCCAGGCTggtgcagctctgccaggtgcCATCAGCCCCCCCTTCTCCCTTCTAGGTCGGTGGTGCAGGACTTGTGGGTGACCCCCAAGCGCGGGGCCACAGTGGTGCCCGAGGCGCATGAGCAGCGGAGCCGGGTGGCGCTGACGGTCGCCTGGATGGCCACCACACTCGCCATCGCCCTGTTTGTCCCGGACATCGGCAAGGTCATCGAGCTCATCGGGGGGATCAGTGCgttcttcatcttcatctttCCAGGCAAGAGTGAGCGGTGGGAGGGACAAAGTCACTGGTGCCAGGAGCATCACTGTGGGCAGGGGGCTGGGTGGTGGGTGGCCCATCCTGGCCCcgttttgggggtgcaggggtgtgGCTGTGGAGGATGCTGTGGCAGTGAGCGGTGCCGTGGCAGCACGGCTGAGCTTCTGCGttggcagcagggctgtgcctggtGTGCATGACCGGGACCCGCACCCTTGGGCCACGCAAAAAGTGAGTATCTGCGGGCTTGGCGGTGGGCAGGGGCAGGATCCCCAGGGGTGCACGCCAGCCAAGGCGGGATCCCTGCAAGGGGGGCACCTGTAGGCTCTGAAACAGCAGCACTTGCTGCAGGACGTGGGGTGGCAGGGGGGTGCAGACCCACAGGTGATAGGGCTGGGGGTGGAGCCGGGGAGGCGGCAGGGGTGGGGGTATGTGGCAGTAGGACAGGGGCTGGCTGTGACTGCAGGAGTGGGGTGAGCAGGGGGGGCGGTGTGGGACTGTACCCCCTCAGTGGTGACACTGGATGCACGCAGAGCTGGGAATGATCTCATGGTAGCAGCTGCTGGGCTTTTGACCAGGTTTGCGAGTCGTTGCAGTGGGCACAGGGGACAAACTGGAGGGGCTGTTGGGATCTTTGGCTGCCCACTGGGAGCGATGCAGAGGAGCATGGCAGAGGAGGCTGGGACCCCACCAAGGGTCCCACGCCCGGGGGGAGTGTTACTGAGGGCCGGCCCTTTCCCACCGTCCCCCCTCTTGTGTccccgcagggctgctctcatCTCCTGGGGTGTCATCTCAGTGCTCGGTGGTGCCTTTGTCTGCGGGCAGAGCgctgccctggctgtgctggggctgctgcgcTGAGGGGCCATGGACCTCCCCCGTTGTACCCCAAACTCTGCCCCTCACCataccccccagccccattacCCGGGACACGGCTGCACCACCAGATCCCATCACGGTTTTATTTGGCATCACTGTTCCCATTGTACAGCAGCTAATAAATACAGGACAGGGTATTGGGGAAGACCCCACACCGCACACCCTAAGGGgtggtggggtggggggcaggaaG is a window from the Caloenas nicobarica isolate bCalNic1 chromosome 9, bCalNic1.hap1, whole genome shotgun sequence genome containing:
- the SLC38A8 gene encoding LOW QUALITY PROTEIN: solute carrier family 38 member 8 (The sequence of the model RefSeq protein was modified relative to this genomic sequence to represent the inferred CDS: deleted 1 base in 1 codon; substituted 1 base at 1 genomic stop codon) yields the protein MERPAGEGRPLLPAAGSAGLTSAGAVFIMLKSALGAGLLSFPWAFSRAGGAAPAFLVELGSLVFLVSGLAVLGYAAALSAQPTYQGVVRAVCGAAAGKLCEVCFLLNLFMISVALLRVVGDQLEKLCDSLYPNGTLSGAPLTPSWYADQRFTLSALCVLVIFPLSVPREIGFQKYSSSILGTLAACYLTLVIVLKYHLQAESLGSPEPPQPSRASSWASVFSVIPTICFGFQCHEACVAIYSSMRNQSFSHWVAVSVLSMLICLLIYSLTAQPPLPWRFLPPSLSAGIYGYLTFGETVAADVLMSYPGNDPIVIIARLLFGVSIITIYPIVVLLGRSVVQDLWVTPKRGATVVPEAHEQRSRVALTVAWMATTLAIALFVPDIGKVIELIGGISAFFIFIFPGLLSSPGVSSQCSVVPLSAGRALPWLCWGCCAEGPWTSPVVPQTLPLTIPPSPITRDTAAPPDPITVLFGITVPIVQQLINTGQGIGEDPTPHTLRGGGVGGRKGSECCTRTDRYQTYRQTYRPWERGGQPAPHLQGTHCHCAYAKETXGPPTPPQD